Proteins co-encoded in one Podarcis muralis chromosome 12, rPodMur119.hap1.1, whole genome shotgun sequence genomic window:
- the LOC114607705 gene encoding 7-alpha-hydroxycholest-4-en-3-one 12-alpha-hydroxylase-like, which produces MDSWETALCVFFASFLATLFGGLYAVGAFRKRKPKEPPLDKGFIPWLGHGIHFKKKPVEFLECMQKKHGDIFTVLVGGNYLHFVLDPCTYRDIIKKSKDKLDFDTFGLKIVFNAFRFHASESHHKIVQQNSKKYLRGKSLVALNQVMMEKLKTVMLHSWDSGENKRQWQQDGVLHFSYNTIFQAAFLALFGTDPDKVVESERNAKENKLTQRGDFLGNFQKFDHLFPQMVFGILDPQGKMETERLRKFLWDILSVEKIYQKDNISNWIVEQDQQMAEIGMTEKMRTQFMFLLLWASQANTGPAAFWVLVHLLKYPEAKKAVWEEVDRVLRETGQEVNPGSPIIDVSLETIKTPLLDSTIEETLRLKANPFLFRSVMQDTDLKMSDGREYVLRKGDHLLLFPFLGLHMDPEIHPDPHRFKYDRFLNPDGTKREFYKNGKKLKQYTMPFGGGPSICPGRFFAVSELKMFVILMLTCFDMELVNSEEEIPPVDGSRCGFGIVHPSRDIQFRYRLRS; this is translated from the coding sequence ATGGATTCCTGGGAGACTGCGCTTTGTGTTTTCTTTGCATCCTTCCTTGCAACTCTATTTGGTGGGCTCTATGCAGTAGGAGCATTTCGCAAAAGGAAACCTAAGGAACCTCCTCTGGACAAAGGCTTCATTCCATGGCTAGGACATGGGATTCATTTCAAGAAGAAGCCTGTAGAATTTTTGGAATGCATGCAGAAGAAACACGGAGATATTTTCACGGTTCTGGTTGGGGGCAATTACTTACATTTTGTGCTGGACCCTTGCACTTACCGGGACATAATAAAGAAGTCCAAAGACAAGCTGGATTTTGATACGTTTGGACTGAAAATAGTTTTTAACGCTTTTAGGTTCCACGCATCCGAATCTCATCACAAAATTGTGCAGCAAAATAGCAAGAAGTATCTGAGAGGCAAGAGTCTAGTTGCCCTGAACCAGGTGATGATGGAGAAGTTGAAGACCGTGATGCTTCATAGCTGGGATTCAGGTGAGAATAAGAGGCAATGGCAGCAGGATGGGGTTTTGCACTTTAGCTACAATACAATATTCCAGGCTGCTTTTCTGGCTTTGTTTGGAACTGACCCAGACAAAGTTGTTGAGAGCGAAAGAAACGCTAAGGAGAATAAACTAACACAACGTGGAGATTTTTTGGGGAATTTTCAGAAATTTGATCACTTGTTTCCCCAAATGGTTTTTGGTATTCTGGACCCTCAGGGTAAAATGGAGACAGAAAGATTGAGGAAATTCTTATGGGACATACTGTCGGTAGAAAAGATCTATCAGAAGGATAACATCAGCAATTGGATAGTTGAGCAAGATCAGCAAATGGCTGAGATTGGGATGACCGAAAAGATGAGGACACAATTTATGTTTCTCCTCCTCTGGGCATCTCAAGCCAACACTGGTCCAGCTGCCTTCTGGGTTCTTGTGCATCTCCTGAAGTATCCAGAAGCAAAGAAAGCAGTGTGGGAAGAAGTAGACCGAGTACTGAGAGAGACTGGTCAGGAAGTGAATCCAGGAAGCCCCATCATCGATGTGTCCCTGGAAACAATAAAGACTCCTCTTCTGGACAGTACAATAGAAGAAACTCTGCGCTTGAAAGCGAATCCCTTCCTGTTCAGAAGTGTGATGCAGGATACAGATCTTAAaatgtctgatgggagggaatACGTCCTTCGTAAAGGAGACCATCTacttcttttccctttccttggacTGCATATGGACCCAGAAATCCACCCTGATCCTCACAGATTCAAATACGACAGGTTCTTGAACCCAGATGGCACCAAAAGAGAGTTCTATAAGAACGGAAAAAAGCTCAAACAATACACTATGCCTTTTGGCGGAGGGCCGTCTATTTGCCCTGGGCGATTCTTTGCTGTTAGTGAATTGAAGATGTTTGTGATCCTGATGCTCACCTGTTTTGACATGGAACTGGTTAACTCAGAAGAGGAAATCCCACCAGTAGATGGAAGCCGCTGTGGGTTTGGAATTGTGCATCCTTCTCGAGATATTCAGTTTAGGTATCGATTGCGCTCCTAA
- the LOC114607796 gene encoding 7-alpha-hydroxycholest-4-en-3-one 12-alpha-hydroxylase-like — translation MNFWETALCAFLASLLAILLGWLYTVGAFRKRRPKEPPLDKGFIPWLGHAIKFKKNPAEFLEVMRKKHGDIFTLLVGGNYIHFLADADSYEPILKESPDKLDFDKFGSMIVLNVFAFQPTDSHHHILKKISKEYLRGKGLAVLNKVMMEKLKTVMLHSWDSGEHKRHWQQDGVLHFSYNTIFQAAFLALFGTELDKENAKENTLTQCGEFFGNFQKFDHLFPQMALGILDPQGKKDTERLRNFFWDKLSVEKICKKDNISKWIAVQDQQMAEIGMTEKMRTQFMFLLLWASQANTGPSAFWVLVHLLKYPEAMKAVREEVDRVLRETGQEVNPGSPIIDVSLETIKTPLLDSTIEETLRLKVSPFLFRSVMQDTDLKMSDGREYIFRKGDQLLLFPFLGLHMDPEIYPDPHTFRYDRFLNPDGTKREFYKNGKKLKQYTMPFGGGPSICPGRFFAVSELKMFVILMLTCFDMELVNAEEEIPPVDGSRCGFGATHPSHDIKFRYRLRL, via the coding sequence ATGAATTTCTGGGAGACTGCGCTTTGTGCTTTCTTAGCTTCCCTCTTGGCAATCCTACTTGGTTGGCTCTATACAGTAGGAGCATTTCGCAAGAGGAGACCCAAAGAACCTCCGCTGGACAAAGGCTTCATTCCATGGCTAGGACATGCGATTAAATTCAAGAAAAACCCTGCTGAATTTTTGGAAGTGATGCGGAAGAAACATGGGGACATTTTCACACTGCTGGTTGGCGGCAATTATATACATTTTCTGGCAGATGCTGATTCCTACGAACCAATACTGAAAGAGTCACCTGACAAATTGGATTTTGATAAGTTTGGATCAATgatagttttaaatgtttttgcttttcaaCCAACTGACTCTCAccaccatattttgaaaaaaataagcaAGGAATATCTGAGAGGTAAGGGTCTGGCTGTCCTAAATAAGGTGATGATGGAGAAGTTGAAGACCGTGATGCTTCATAGCTGGGATTCAGGTGAGCATAAGAGACACTGGCAGCAGGATGGGGTTTTGCACTTTAGCTACAATACAATATTCCAGGCTGCTTTTCTGGCCTTGTTTGGAACTGAGCTAGACAAGGAAAATGCCAAGGAGAACACATTAACACAATGTGGAGAGTTCTTTGGGAATTTCCAGAAATTTGATCACTTATTTCCCCAAATGGCCCTCGGGATCCTGGACCCTCAGGGCAAAAAGGACACGGAAAGGCTAAGGAACTTCTTCTGGGACAAACTGTCAGTAGAAAAGATATGCAAGAAGGATAATATCAGCAAGTGGATAGCTGTGCAAGATCAGCAGATGGCTGAGATTGGGATGACTGAAAAGATGAGGACACAATTTATGTTTCTCCTCCTCTGGGCATCTCAAGCCAACACAGGTCCATCTGCCTTCTGGGTTCTTGTGCATCTCCTGAAGTATCCAGAAGCAATGAAGGCAGTGAGGGAAGAAGTGGACCGAGTACTGAGAGAGACTGGTCAGGAAGTGAATCCAGGAAGCCCCATCATCGATGTGTCCCTGGAAACAATAAAGACTCCTCTTCTGGACAGTACAATAGAAGAAACTCTGCGCTTGAAAGTGAGTCCGTTCCTGTTCAGAAGTGTGATGCAGGATACAGATCTTAAAATGTCTGATGGGAGAGAATATATTTTTCGTAAAGGAGACCAacttcttcttttccctttccttggacTGCATATGGATCCAGAAATCTACCCTGATCCTCACACATTCAGATACGACAGGTTCTTGAACCCAGATGGCACCAAAAGAGAGTTCTATAAGAACGGGAAAAAGCTCAAACAATACACTATGCCTTTTGGCGGAGGGCCGTCTATTTGCCCTGGGCGATTCTTTGCCGTTAGTGAATTGAAGATGTTTGTGATCCTGATGCTCACCTGTTTTGACATGGAACTGGTCAACGCAGAAGAGGAAATCCCACCTGTAGATGGAAGCCGCTGTGGGTTTGGAGCTACACATCCTTCTCATGATATCAAGTTCAGATATCGGCTGCGGTTGTaa